One Candidatus Sulfurimonas baltica DNA segment encodes these proteins:
- a CDS encoding glycosyl hydrolase yields the protein MKQPYKWDNYSDQPYQLKDRGFKKKMRKKEFYSLLKTFFISIVLLPLSLVLMPFVKRKKINSNDFFCLGVDYQREPKLTLELVEELEVKRVLVRLKLWEMEAFPELKEFIKALGDKKITLKILQDREHVEDLVLLEKDLETIFSSLSLHVDIFEIGSTINRAKWGFFSVDEYNRFFKTAYDLKTSKFPDVKLIGSGVIDFEYHFTAHTLFNLFKYRYDGISSLLYVDRRGAPENGQLGFNLSDKIALLSTMVWISPKVGQELHVTETNWPISGTAPYAPTSEHECIDEELYADFMLRYHLLAFASQQVDSVSWHQLIAPGYGLIDSRDSIKKRSAFTTYKFMLSNLKNAQFLRLDIKRDYYILQCLVNGTLLQIHWSLKPTTLKNEDFFTVYSRDGEIIEDKTLNIGSSALYIYIKDAV from the coding sequence ATGAAACAGCCATATAAATGGGATAATTATTCCGATCAGCCTTACCAATTAAAAGACAGAGGCTTTAAAAAGAAAATGAGAAAAAAAGAGTTTTATTCTCTCTTAAAAACTTTTTTTATTTCTATTGTTTTACTGCCATTATCATTAGTTTTAATGCCTTTTGTAAAAAGAAAAAAGATAAACTCAAATGATTTCTTCTGCCTAGGTGTAGATTACCAAAGAGAGCCAAAGCTAACTTTAGAACTTGTTGAAGAGCTAGAAGTCAAAAGGGTTCTAGTCCGCTTGAAACTATGGGAGATGGAGGCATTTCCTGAACTTAAAGAGTTTATAAAAGCTCTTGGAGATAAAAAAATCACATTAAAGATACTCCAGGACAGAGAGCATGTTGAAGATTTAGTGCTTTTAGAAAAAGATTTAGAGACAATTTTTTCTTCACTTAGCCTACATGTAGATATTTTTGAAATCGGGTCAACCATTAACAGAGCAAAATGGGGCTTTTTCAGCGTAGATGAATATAACCGTTTTTTTAAAACTGCATATGATTTAAAAACATCAAAATTTCCAGATGTAAAACTTATCGGCAGCGGTGTTATAGACTTTGAGTATCACTTCACAGCCCATACTCTATTTAACTTATTTAAATATCGCTACGATGGAATTTCCTCGCTGCTTTACGTAGACAGAAGAGGTGCGCCTGAAAATGGACAATTAGGATTTAATCTATCTGATAAAATAGCACTTCTAAGCACAATGGTATGGATTAGTCCAAAAGTGGGTCAAGAACTACATGTAACAGAGACAAACTGGCCTATTTCCGGCACTGCACCATATGCCCCTACTAGTGAACATGAGTGTATTGATGAAGAGCTGTATGCAGATTTTATGCTGCGATACCACCTTTTAGCATTTGCGTCACAACAAGTAGACTCTGTATCTTGGCATCAGCTTATTGCACCTGGTTACGGTCTTATTGACTCTAGAGATTCTATTAAAAAACGTTCAGCATTTACTACTTATAAATTTATGTTATCTAACTTAAAAAATGCGCAGTTTTTAAGGCTGGATATAAAAAGGGATTATTACATTCTTCAGTGTTTGGTAAACGGCACTCTTTTACAGATACACTGGAGTCTTAAGCCCACAACGTTAAAAAATGAAGATTTCTTTACAGTTTACTCGCGTGATGGGGAGATTATAGAAGACAAAACTTTAAATATAGGCTCGTCTGCGCTATATATTTATATTAAAGATGCGGTATAA
- the waaF gene encoding lipopolysaccharide heptosyltransferase II, protein MKILIILPNWLGDAVMATPAIELLASHYPNADFTFVGSYASIEAIKYHPLCKKAIVDKTKKASSRLLATFKLARELGEFNLAISFRNHFYSSLLLRFTNTVVCIAKKSWHSMFLLSHTPSISSNQHLSKQYAKLAMTDVDSWDNTTPELKLYIEAEIFKKPTLGINAGATYGSAKRWYPERFADVAKEFSNKFDIIIFGGPNEVEMANEIEQNLKASHVENYINLAAKTTIKELCANIAGCSLFITNDSGPMHVAAAYQVPTVSIFGPTKHKETSQWMNKKSKIVRHELDCAPCMKRECPLGHHDCMKGITASEVIEAVKELDI, encoded by the coding sequence ATGAAAATTTTAATTATTTTACCAAACTGGCTTGGAGATGCCGTTATGGCAACTCCCGCTATTGAGCTTTTAGCATCACATTACCCAAATGCAGACTTTACATTTGTAGGAAGTTATGCTTCAATAGAAGCAATAAAGTATCACCCACTTTGCAAAAAAGCAATAGTTGATAAAACAAAAAAAGCTTCAAGCAGACTTCTTGCAACTTTTAAACTTGCCCGTGAATTAGGGGAGTTTAACTTAGCAATTTCTTTTAGAAACCACTTTTACTCATCTTTGCTTCTTAGATTTACAAATACTGTTGTCTGCATTGCAAAAAAATCTTGGCACTCTATGTTTTTGCTCTCTCATACACCAAGCATATCATCAAATCAGCACCTCTCAAAGCAGTATGCCAAACTAGCTATGACGGACGTAGACAGCTGGGACAACACTACTCCTGAACTTAAGCTCTACATAGAGGCAGAAATTTTCAAAAAACCCACTTTGGGGATAAATGCTGGTGCAACTTACGGGAGTGCAAAAAGATGGTATCCGGAGCGATTTGCAGATGTTGCAAAAGAATTTAGCAACAAGTTTGACATAATAATATTCGGCGGTCCAAATGAAGTTGAAATGGCTAACGAGATTGAGCAAAATTTAAAAGCTTCACATGTAGAAAATTATATAAATTTAGCAGCAAAGACTACAATTAAAGAGCTCTGTGCTAATATTGCCGGATGTTCACTATTTATTACAAATGACAGCGGTCCTATGCATGTAGCAGCTGCTTATCAAGTACCGACTGTTTCTATTTTTGGACCAACAAAGCATAAAGAGACATCACAGTGGATGAATAAAAAAAGCAAAATTGTAAGACATGAGCTGGATTGTGCTCCATGTATGAAAAGAGAGTGTCCTCTTGGACATCATGACTGCATGAAAGGTATTACAGCTTCTGAAGTTATAGAAGCTGTAAAAGAGCTGGATATTTGA
- a CDS encoding YfaZ family outer membrane protein: MFKKLNLIVAGAVSVFAMNSAEINVNNSDLELNVKFDMGQFNENVEPATIFLGAKYLNGDEGHSDSRSIDDYGELNFLMMKDVSDNLKLGLGFKLNHTKNFTSVPLGAEVSYKLPLATVIPFYLGGSLYYASEVLCMEDGDSFLEFRVNLDAEVIENGRVTLGYRSLDTNYKVRDVEYNKSVYLGFKFSF; the protein is encoded by the coding sequence ATGTTTAAAAAATTAAATTTAATAGTTGCAGGTGCAGTTTCTGTATTTGCAATGAACAGTGCAGAGATAAATGTAAACAATTCAGATCTCGAACTTAATGTGAAGTTTGATATGGGTCAGTTTAATGAAAATGTAGAACCGGCTACAATTTTTTTAGGTGCAAAATATCTCAATGGTGATGAGGGACACAGCGACTCCAGAAGTATAGATGATTATGGCGAGTTGAATTTTCTGATGATGAAAGATGTTAGTGATAATCTAAAATTAGGGTTAGGATTTAAACTAAATCACACTAAAAATTTCACATCTGTCCCTTTAGGTGCAGAGGTGAGCTATAAATTGCCGTTGGCTACAGTTATTCCATTTTATCTTGGTGGTAGTTTGTACTATGCTTCTGAAGTGCTTTGTATGGAAGATGGAGATAGTTTTTTAGAATTTCGTGTTAATTTAGATGCTGAGGTGATAGAAAACGGCCGTGTTACACTTGGCTATAGATCATTGGACACCAACTACAAAGTAAGAGATGTTGAATACAACAAGTCAGTATATCTAGGTTTTAAGTTCTCTTTTTAG
- the rfaE1 gene encoding D-glycero-beta-D-manno-heptose-7-phosphate kinase gives MQILKNSTPKILVVGDLMIDHYLWGSCERISPEAPVQVVDIAKETTVLGGAGNVINNLKALGAEVSVSSVIGSDDNGAELLNMLKEIGVETRSIITQDGRKTSKKSRVIAVSQQILRYDNESKEEITSTSEKEILDSLSKSIAEFDTVILSDYGKGVLTVALCKGIIKLCRDAGVKVLVDPKGSDFSKYSGAYLLTPNKKEAMLATNINIKDNASLEAALLKLKKECNLEVSLITLSEDGIATYENELKIFPTVAKEVFDVTGAGDTVIASIAFALSVGKNIEQTAAFSNLAAGVVVGKIGSATVTIDEIEEYEASLHKSRSDAHIKSFEDIDKIVKRYRDNGKKVVFTNGCFDILHVGHVKYLQIAKSFGDILIVGLNSDESVSRLKGPSRPVNVAEDRAYILAALEAVDFVVPFEEDTPHNLIEMIRPHVLVKGGDYKGKDVIGTEFADELRLVDFVDGKSTTKTIQKIQGN, from the coding sequence ATGCAGATACTAAAAAATTCAACCCCCAAGATACTTGTAGTCGGCGACTTGATGATAGACCATTATTTGTGGGGAAGCTGTGAGAGAATCTCTCCTGAAGCACCAGTTCAGGTCGTAGATATAGCAAAGGAGACAACTGTTCTAGGCGGTGCAGGAAATGTTATCAACAATCTTAAAGCCCTTGGTGCAGAAGTTAGTGTTAGCAGTGTAATAGGGAGTGATGATAATGGTGCTGAACTTCTTAACATGTTAAAAGAAATAGGTGTTGAAACTAGATCTATTATAACTCAAGATGGAAGAAAAACATCTAAAAAGAGTCGTGTTATTGCGGTTTCTCAGCAAATACTTAGATATGATAACGAGAGTAAAGAAGAGATAACAAGCACAAGTGAAAAAGAAATTTTAGACTCATTATCAAAGAGTATTGCAGAGTTTGATACAGTGATTTTATCAGACTACGGAAAAGGTGTTTTAACTGTAGCGTTGTGTAAGGGAATCATAAAACTTTGTAGAGATGCCGGTGTAAAAGTATTAGTAGATCCAAAAGGGAGTGATTTTTCAAAATATAGCGGTGCTTACCTTTTAACACCTAATAAGAAAGAGGCTATGTTGGCCACAAATATTAATATCAAAGACAACGCATCATTAGAAGCTGCATTGTTGAAGCTTAAGAAAGAGTGCAATTTAGAGGTCTCACTTATAACTCTCTCAGAAGACGGGATTGCTACTTATGAAAATGAACTTAAGATATTTCCAACTGTTGCAAAAGAGGTTTTTGATGTAACAGGTGCCGGAGATACTGTTATAGCCTCTATAGCTTTTGCTTTAAGTGTTGGGAAAAATATAGAGCAAACCGCTGCTTTTTCAAATTTGGCAGCAGGTGTTGTAGTAGGAAAAATTGGCTCGGCTACAGTTACAATTGATGAGATTGAAGAGTACGAGGCAAGTCTTCATAAAAGCAGATCTGATGCGCATATTAAAAGTTTTGAAGATATTGATAAAATAGTAAAGAGATATAGAGATAATGGCAAAAAAGTAGTATTTACAAACGGTTGTTTTGATATTCTACATGTAGGGCATGTAAAGTATCTGCAGATTGCTAAAAGTTTTGGGGATATTTTGATAGTTGGACTAAATTCAGATGAATCTGTTTCAAGACTAAAAGGTCCAAGCCGCCCTGTGAATGTTGCAGAAGATAGAGCATATATTCTTGCAGCGCTCGAAGCTGTCGATTTTGTTGTCCCCTTTGAAGAAGATACACCGCATAATTTGATTGAAATGATTAGACCGCATGTGCTTGTAAAGGGTGGAGACTATAAAGGAAAAGATGTCATCGGAACAGAATTTGCTGATGAGTTAAGATTAGTTGACTTTGTTGATGGAAAAAGTACAACAAAAACAATTCAAAAAATTCAAGGAAATTAA
- the rfaD gene encoding ADP-glyceromanno-heptose 6-epimerase, with product MQYIKDTLKDKTILITGGAGFVGSNLAFYFQKNHPYAKVVVLDSFRSGETLSNGNLRSFGHFKNLIGFSGEVISGDINDKDLLLELESNYKFDYIFHEAAISDTTALEQDLMIKTNVNAYKDLLNLAVRHNANMIYASSAATYGNAESPQIVGREAPQNVYGFSKLSMDNLSREYIKTSNISIVGLRYFNVYGPREYFKNTTASMVLQFGHQILAGKNPKLFENSNKILRDFIYIEDIIQANVKAMVTKKSGIYNVGTAKARSFQDIVDILQKELETSLTCEYIANPFIGSYQFHTEAEISSTKEVLGYEPRYELEDGIKSYVSEIRRTYEEEVK from the coding sequence GTGCAATATATAAAAGATACTTTAAAAGATAAAACAATTTTAATAACTGGCGGGGCTGGCTTTGTAGGCTCGAATTTGGCATTTTATTTTCAAAAGAACCATCCATACGCTAAAGTAGTTGTCCTTGATAGTTTTAGAAGCGGAGAAACACTTTCAAATGGCAATTTAAGAAGTTTCGGCCATTTTAAGAACTTAATCGGCTTTAGCGGAGAAGTAATCAGCGGAGATATAAATGACAAGGATTTACTGCTTGAATTAGAGAGTAACTATAAATTTGACTACATCTTTCATGAGGCTGCTATATCAGATACAACGGCGCTTGAGCAAGACCTAATGATAAAGACAAATGTAAATGCTTACAAAGATTTACTAAATCTCGCTGTGAGACATAATGCTAATATGATTTATGCCTCATCTGCAGCAACTTACGGAAATGCCGAGTCGCCGCAAATAGTTGGCCGCGAAGCACCGCAAAATGTTTACGGATTCTCAAAACTTAGCATGGATAATTTAAGCCGCGAGTATATAAAAACTTCTAATATCTCTATTGTCGGGCTTAGATACTTTAATGTATATGGTCCAAGAGAGTACTTTAAAAACACAACAGCTTCAATGGTTCTGCAGTTTGGACATCAAATTTTAGCAGGCAAAAATCCTAAACTTTTTGAAAATAGCAATAAGATACTTAGAGATTTTATATATATTGAAGATATTATTCAGGCAAATGTAAAAGCAATGGTTACAAAAAAAAGTGGAATTTATAACGTTGGAACAGCTAAAGCTAGGAGTTTTCAAGATATAGTTGATATATTGCAAAAAGAGCTTGAAACAAGTTTGACATGTGAATATATTGCCAACCCTTTTATTGGAAGTTACCAGTTTCATACAGAGGCAGAAATAAGTTCAACAAAAGAAGTTTTGGGTTATGAGCCAAGGTACGAATTAGAAGATGGGATTAAATCTTATGTGAGTGAAATCAGACGAACATATGAAGAAGAAGTTAAATAA
- a CDS encoding c-type cytochrome, which yields MKKIVASIVALTATTALMAGVNAGACQGCHGGDFSKAALGKSKNVAEMTHADIATALKGYKADTYGGAMKGLMKGQVAKYSDADLDAFALTIGK from the coding sequence ATGAAAAAAATCGTTGCTTCAATTGTTGCTTTAACTGCAACTACAGCTTTAATGGCTGGTGTAAATGCTGGTGCTTGTCAAGGGTGTCACGGTGGAGACTTTAGCAAAGCTGCTCTAGGTAAATCTAAAAATGTTGCTGAAATGACTCACGCTGATATCGCTACTGCTCTTAAAGGTTACAAAGCTGATACTTACGGTGGAGCAATGAAAGGTCTTATGAAAGGTCAAGTTGCAAAATACTCTGACGCTGATTTAGACGCATTCGCACTAACAATCGGTAAATAA
- the ccoS gene encoding cbb3-type cytochrome oxidase assembly protein CcoS, translating into MDSWVIAMMLGASVFLGAIALFAFLWAIKSGQFDDEEKFLNAAKFDGEDELNDAVRKERKKEELKKNYRPE; encoded by the coding sequence GTGGACAGCTGGGTTATAGCTATGATGCTTGGCGCATCTGTGTTTTTGGGCGCAATTGCTCTGTTTGCATTTTTATGGGCAATTAAAAGTGGGCAATTCGATGATGAAGAGAAGTTTTTAAATGCTGCGAAATTTGATGGAGAAGATGAACTAAACGATGCAGTGAGAAAAGAGCGTAAAAAGGAGGAATTAAAGAAAAATTATAGACCAGAATAA